Proteins encoded together in one Oxalobacteraceae sp. CFBP 8761 window:
- a CDS encoding AAA family ATPase, whose amino-acid sequence MHRFSAKPYLQRVWADFGNEVGFDDFPFNIPAVRELQSIEFHADVTFFVGENGSGKSTMLEAIALALGFGIEGGTLNNRLLNTSGEHTRLADHIRMSRSTRRPKDGYFLRAESFYNLATYLDRMPETSVFGGYGNKQLHARSHGEAFMSVLLDKFRGNGLYLLDEPEAALSPTRQLAALRAMHQLVQDQSQFIIVTHSPILLAYPGAKILVFDGNGIAEIGYEDTEHYAVTRDFLNHYPRRLEQLLAPD is encoded by the coding sequence ATGCATCGTTTCAGCGCCAAGCCTTACCTGCAACGCGTGTGGGCCGACTTCGGCAACGAGGTCGGCTTCGATGACTTCCCGTTCAACATTCCTGCCGTGCGCGAACTGCAATCGATCGAGTTCCACGCCGACGTGACCTTCTTCGTTGGCGAGAATGGCAGCGGCAAGTCGACCATGCTGGAAGCGATCGCGCTGGCACTGGGCTTTGGCATCGAAGGCGGCACGCTGAACAACCGCTTGCTGAACACGTCCGGCGAGCACACCCGGCTGGCGGATCACATTCGGATGTCGCGCAGCACGCGCAGGCCCAAGGACGGCTATTTTCTTCGGGCCGAGAGCTTCTACAATCTCGCGACCTACCTCGACCGGATGCCGGAGACCAGTGTCTTCGGCGGCTATGGCAACAAGCAGCTGCATGCGCGCTCGCATGGCGAAGCATTCATGAGTGTGCTGCTCGACAAATTCCGAGGCAATGGCCTGTACCTGCTCGATGAACCCGAGGCGGCGCTCTCGCCCACCCGCCAGCTGGCAGCGTTGCGGGCGATGCATCAACTGGTGCAGGATCAGTCGCAGTTCATCATCGTGACGCACTCGCCGATTCTGCTTGCCTATCCTGGCGCGAAGATCCTGGTATTCGACGGCAACGGCATTGCCGAGATCGGGTATGAGGACACGGAACATTACGCCGTGACGCGCGATTTTTTAAATCACTATCCGCGCCGGCTGGAACAGTTGCTGGCGCCGGATTGA
- a CDS encoding tyrosine--tRNA ligase: MSIPIDLLDVLQERGFIHQCTDVAGLRHAMATPITAYLGFDATADSLHVGHLQGFMLMRWLQRAGHHPLLLIGGATTRIGDPSFRDTTRPVLDGPAIDANIAGIGRAFARYLGPDVPVVDNAAWLDGLGYLDFLGQVGRHFSVNRMLTFDAIRSRLEHSLSFLEFGYTLLQAYDFTELARRHGCTLQIGGADQWANIINGIDLGRRQSGLDLYGLTMPLLATSDGKKMGKSAGGAVWLNADRLSPYGFWQFWRNVDDRDVARFLALFTELPMTEVRRLGALQGAALNDAKIVLANEATRLAHGQDALDAALRAAAAAFGDARRDDMPTFALDAARFAAGITLAELAVDAGLAASRSAARRLAAGGGLRLDGVAVMDADMALPAGSEWLLSAGRKQHVRIVLAERDG; encoded by the coding sequence ATGTCCATCCCGATCGACCTGCTCGACGTTCTGCAAGAACGCGGCTTCATCCACCAATGCACCGACGTCGCTGGCCTGCGCCACGCCATGGCCACGCCCATCACCGCCTACCTGGGCTTTGACGCAACCGCCGACAGCCTCCATGTCGGCCACCTGCAAGGTTTCATGCTGATGCGCTGGCTGCAGCGCGCGGGCCACCACCCCCTGCTGCTCATTGGCGGGGCCACCACACGCATTGGCGATCCGAGTTTTCGTGACACCACGCGGCCGGTACTGGACGGCCCGGCGATCGACGCGAACATTGCCGGTATCGGCCGCGCCTTCGCACGCTACCTCGGCCCGGACGTGCCGGTGGTCGACAATGCCGCATGGCTCGATGGCCTGGGTTACCTCGACTTTTTGGGCCAGGTGGGGCGCCACTTCAGCGTCAACCGGATGCTGACGTTCGATGCGATCCGCTCGCGCCTCGAACACTCGCTGTCATTCCTGGAATTCGGCTACACGCTGTTGCAGGCGTACGACTTCACCGAACTGGCGCGCCGTCACGGCTGCACGCTGCAGATCGGCGGAGCCGACCAGTGGGCCAACATCATCAACGGCATCGATCTGGGCCGGCGCCAGTCGGGCCTGGACCTGTATGGCCTGACCATGCCGCTGCTGGCCACGAGCGACGGCAAGAAGATGGGCAAGTCGGCGGGCGGCGCCGTGTGGCTCAACGCCGACCGCCTGTCGCCCTACGGCTTCTGGCAGTTCTGGCGCAATGTCGACGACCGCGACGTGGCGCGCTTCCTCGCACTGTTTACCGAACTGCCGATGACCGAGGTGCGGCGCCTGGGCGCATTGCAGGGCGCGGCGCTGAACGATGCGAAGATCGTGCTGGCCAATGAAGCGACGCGGCTGGCGCACGGGCAGGACGCGCTCGATGCGGCGCTGCGCGCTGCAGCAGCGGCCTTTGGCGACGCGCGGCGCGACGACATGCCAACGTTCGCGCTCGATGCGGCGCGCTTCGCGGCCGGGATCACGCTGGCCGAACTTGCCGTCGATGCTGGCCTGGCGGCGTCGCGCAGTGCGGCGCGGCGCCTGGCGGCGGGCGGCGGCTTGCGGCTTGATGGCGTGGCGGTGATGGATGCCGATATGGCGCTTCCTGCCGGTAGCGAATGGCTTCTGTCGGCCGGGCGCAAGCAGCATGTGCGCATCGTGCTTGCGGAGCGCGATGGGTAA
- a CDS encoding M61 family metallopeptidase, translating to MTASRTFFARAARPASALALTLALALALPASAQLPAVGDAPYPGTIALHVDASNLSQQVFRMRLSMPVQAGPMTLLYPQWAPGNHGPNIPLTQLAGLKFRAGGKPVEWKRDPVNVYAFHVVVPEGATTLEAEYQFLSPLDTTQGRITMTDDILGVQWQSVALYPAGYQARRITVQPTLRLPAGWQFASSLAVEARTGDEVRFKPHDLDTLVDSPLFAGRYFKRIDLAPGAQQPVMLNVVADNPENLEAKPDQIKLHRAMVDQALKLFGSHHYRQYDFLFAISDEFGGIGREHQQSSENGVKLGYFTEWNRNEAGRELLPHEFVHSWNGKFRRPAGQDVANFNTPLQNELLWLYEGQTQFWGKVLAARSGLVSQTHARDALAADAARYDATQGRDWRAVQDTVNDPIINGRRPIGWGNWQRSEDYYTEGMLIWLDVDTMIREMSGEQRGLQDFARAFFGIDNGSTQTTYYTFHDVVAALNKVQKYDWAPFLRARLDGHGPGAPLDGLKRAGWKLVYGDTPTDAARGAEDRNKTADFTYSLGFQVRADGGITGVIWDGVGFRAGLAANTTIVAVNNRVYKGDVLKAAVRAAKDGKAPLELLVRKGNNLRTISLDYRDGLRYPRLERIPGTKDRLEVLFKALK from the coding sequence ATGACCGCATCCCGCACCTTCTTCGCACGCGCTGCCCGTCCGGCGAGCGCTTTGGCCCTGACTCTGGCCCTGGCGCTGGCCCTGCCTGCCTCGGCCCAGCTTCCCGCCGTCGGCGACGCGCCGTATCCCGGCACGATCGCGCTGCATGTCGACGCGAGCAATCTGTCGCAGCAGGTCTTCAGGATGCGCCTGTCGATGCCCGTGCAGGCTGGCCCGATGACGCTGCTGTATCCGCAGTGGGCGCCGGGGAACCACGGCCCGAACATTCCGCTGACCCAGCTCGCCGGCCTGAAATTCCGCGCCGGCGGCAAGCCAGTGGAATGGAAGCGCGACCCGGTCAACGTGTATGCGTTCCACGTCGTCGTGCCGGAAGGCGCCACCACGCTGGAAGCCGAATACCAGTTCCTGTCGCCGCTCGATACGACGCAGGGCCGCATCACGATGACCGACGACATCCTCGGCGTGCAGTGGCAGTCGGTGGCGCTGTACCCGGCCGGCTACCAGGCGCGCCGCATCACCGTGCAGCCGACGCTGCGCCTGCCCGCCGGCTGGCAGTTCGCCAGCTCGCTGGCGGTCGAAGCACGCACCGGCGACGAAGTGCGCTTCAAGCCGCATGATCTCGACACGCTGGTCGATTCGCCCCTGTTCGCGGGCCGCTACTTCAAGCGCATCGACCTGGCGCCGGGCGCGCAGCAGCCGGTGATGCTCAATGTCGTGGCCGACAATCCCGAAAACCTCGAGGCCAAGCCGGACCAGATCAAGCTGCACCGCGCGATGGTCGACCAGGCGCTCAAGCTGTTCGGGTCGCACCACTATCGCCAGTACGATTTCCTGTTTGCGATCTCGGACGAATTCGGCGGCATCGGTCGCGAGCACCAGCAATCGAGCGAGAACGGCGTCAAGCTCGGATACTTCACCGAGTGGAACCGCAACGAGGCCGGGCGCGAGCTGCTGCCGCACGAATTCGTCCACTCGTGGAACGGCAAGTTCCGCCGGCCCGCAGGCCAGGATGTCGCCAACTTCAACACGCCGCTGCAGAACGAGCTGCTGTGGCTGTACGAAGGCCAGACCCAGTTCTGGGGCAAGGTGCTCGCCGCGCGTTCGGGCCTGGTCTCGCAAACCCACGCGCGCGATGCGCTGGCGGCCGACGCGGCGCGCTACGACGCCACGCAGGGCCGCGACTGGCGCGCAGTCCAGGATACCGTCAACGACCCGATCATCAACGGGCGCCGTCCGATCGGCTGGGGCAACTGGCAGCGCAGCGAGGATTACTACACCGAGGGCATGCTGATCTGGCTCGACGTCGACACGATGATCCGCGAGATGTCGGGCGAGCAGCGCGGCCTGCAGGACTTCGCGCGCGCCTTCTTCGGCATCGACAATGGCAGCACGCAGACCACCTACTACACGTTCCACGATGTGGTGGCCGCCTTGAACAAGGTGCAGAAATACGACTGGGCGCCGTTCCTGCGCGCGCGCCTGGACGGCCACGGCCCGGGCGCCCCGCTCGATGGTCTCAAGCGCGCCGGCTGGAAGCTGGTTTACGGCGACACGCCAACCGACGCAGCGCGCGGCGCGGAAGATCGCAACAAGACCGCCGACTTCACGTACTCGCTGGGCTTCCAGGTGCGCGCCGATGGCGGCATCACGGGCGTGATCTGGGACGGCGTGGGCTTCCGCGCGGGCCTGGCGGCCAACACGACGATCGTCGCGGTCAACAACCGTGTCTACAAGGGCGACGTGCTCAAGGCAGCAGTGCGCGCGGCCAAGGATGGCAAGGCGCCGCTTGAACTCCTGGTACGCAAGGGGAACAACCTGCGCACGATCTCGCTCGATTACCGCGACGGCCTGCGCTATCCGCGCCTGGAACGCATTCCGGGCACGAAGGACCGCCTCGAGGTCTTGTTCAAGGCGCTGAAGTAA
- a CDS encoding Hsp20 family protein, producing MRTYDLTPLYRSAIGFDRLASLLEQRAESQPSYPPYNIELVSEDQYRIVMALAGFTRDEVEIITERDSLHVTGRKQKDDAQRTFLHRGIAARDFEQRFQLANHVKVTTASFDNGMLTIELVREVPEALKPRKIAIGDAAGTTISGDNVQALEQRAA from the coding sequence ATGCGTACTTACGACCTGACCCCCCTCTACCGTTCCGCCATCGGTTTCGATCGCCTGGCCAGCCTGCTCGAGCAACGCGCCGAGTCGCAGCCAAGCTACCCGCCGTACAACATCGAACTGGTGAGCGAAGACCAATACCGCATCGTGATGGCGCTGGCCGGCTTCACCCGCGACGAAGTCGAGATCATCACCGAGCGTGACAGCCTGCACGTTACTGGCCGCAAGCAGAAGGATGACGCCCAGCGCACCTTCCTGCACCGTGGCATCGCAGCACGCGATTTCGAGCAGCGCTTCCAGCTGGCCAACCACGTGAAGGTCACCACGGCGTCGTTCGACAACGGCATGCTCACCATCGAACTGGTGCGTGAAGTGCCCGAGGCGCTCAAGCCGCGCAAGATCGCCATCGGCGATGCTGCCGGTACCACCATCAGCGGCGACAACGTCCAGGCACTGGAACAGCGCGCTGCCTGA
- a CDS encoding Do family serine endopeptidase: protein MSNPSAVTAITAKRLTLALCAAGVIGGAVGAIAVNHNNATANAAPPSVPAVVAAAPGAAPAAAVGAPSSTVALPDFTRIAAQQGKAVVNIRVVGGTKTAARGGGGAGGMPSLDPGHPLYEFFKQFQDPRSGGERGGREAPVFGAGSGFIVSPDGVILTNAHVVQGADEVTVKLQDRREFRAKVLGSDPRTDVAVLKIDAKGLPVAPIGKSKSVLVGEWVLAIGSPYGLESTVTAGVVSATGRSISDGSVPFIQTDVAVNPGNSGGPLFNTRGEVVGINSQIYSQTGGYQGLSFSIPIDLAVRIKDQIVATGKVQHAKLGVGVQEVGQSFADSFKLESVEGALVSNVERGSPAERAGLKSGDVIRTANGTPIVSSGDLPAMMTMAKPGDKIAMDVWRDGKLVRIDATLADAAEKPRRGQMEDVAGVVDNSAKLGLSLRPLEPIERRQSGIAAGLLIEDASGAAEMAGIEPGDVLISVNGRPVTSVVQVREMVAKASKSVALLIQRDGQKIFIPVRIG from the coding sequence ATGTCGAACCCAAGTGCCGTTACTGCCATCACTGCCAAACGCCTGACGCTGGCCCTGTGTGCCGCGGGCGTCATCGGCGGCGCGGTCGGTGCCATCGCTGTCAATCACAATAACGCTACTGCCAATGCTGCTCCGCCTAGCGTGCCCGCGGTCGTCGCGGCCGCCCCTGGTGCTGCGCCGGCTGCTGCCGTGGGCGCACCGTCGTCGACGGTGGCGCTGCCCGACTTCACGCGCATCGCCGCGCAACAGGGCAAGGCCGTGGTCAATATCCGCGTCGTTGGCGGCACCAAGACGGCCGCCCGCGGTGGCGGCGGTGCCGGCGGCATGCCGAGCCTCGACCCTGGCCATCCGTTGTATGAGTTCTTCAAGCAGTTTCAGGACCCGCGCTCCGGTGGTGAGCGCGGTGGTCGTGAAGCGCCCGTTTTCGGCGCTGGATCGGGCTTCATCGTAAGCCCGGACGGCGTCATCCTTACCAACGCACACGTCGTGCAGGGCGCTGACGAAGTCACGGTCAAGCTGCAGGATCGCCGCGAGTTTCGCGCCAAGGTCCTGGGCTCCGACCCGCGCACCGACGTGGCTGTGTTGAAAATCGACGCCAAGGGCTTGCCCGTGGCGCCGATCGGCAAATCGAAGTCGGTCCTGGTGGGTGAGTGGGTGCTGGCCATCGGTTCGCCGTATGGTCTCGAAAGCACCGTCACCGCCGGCGTGGTCAGCGCCACCGGTCGTTCCATCTCGGACGGCAGCGTGCCGTTCATCCAGACCGACGTTGCGGTCAACCCCGGCAACTCGGGTGGCCCGCTGTTCAACACGCGCGGTGAAGTGGTCGGCATCAATTCGCAGATCTACAGCCAGACCGGCGGCTACCAGGGCCTGTCGTTCTCGATCCCGATCGATCTTGCCGTGCGCATCAAGGACCAGATCGTCGCCACCGGCAAGGTGCAGCATGCCAAGCTCGGTGTGGGCGTGCAGGAAGTCGGCCAGAGCTTCGCCGATTCGTTCAAGCTCGAATCGGTTGAAGGCGCCCTGGTGAGTAACGTCGAACGTGGCAGCCCGGCCGAGCGTGCCGGCCTGAAATCCGGCGACGTGATTCGCACCGCCAACGGCACGCCGATCGTCTCGTCGGGCGACCTGCCGGCGATGATGACGATGGCCAAACCGGGCGACAAGATCGCCATGGACGTCTGGCGCGACGGCAAGCTGGTGCGTATCGATGCGACGCTGGCCGACGCAGCCGAGAAACCACGCCGCGGCCAGATGGAAGACGTGGCCGGCGTCGTCGACAACAGTGCGAAGCTGGGCCTGTCATTGCGGCCCCTGGAGCCGATCGAGCGTCGCCAGAGCGGCATCGCGGCTGGCCTGCTGATCGAAGACGCTTCGGGCGCCGCCGAAATGGCCGGCATCGAGCCGGGCGATGTGCTCATCTCGGTCAACGGCCGGCCCGTGACGTCGGTGGTCCAGGTGCGCGAGATGGTCGCCAAGGCCAGCAAGTCGGTGGCCCTGCTGATCCAGCGCGACGGTCAAAAAATCTTCATCCCGGTGCGGATCGGTTAA
- a CDS encoding response regulator transcription factor, which produces MRLLLVEDDTMIGEVVLDLLRAEHYAVDWVKDGEMADTALLQNQNYDLVLLDLGLPRKDGLEVLRSMRARKDRTPVLVATARDSVAQRIAGLDAGADDYVLKPYDLDELLARLRALLRRAAGRAEPIFEYRNITINPVTREIMVDGTQVSLSAREWAVLEALVARPGAVLSRAQLEEKLYSWRDEVSSNAVEVYIHGLRKKLGSDLIQNVRGVGYMVPKA; this is translated from the coding sequence ATGCGGCTGCTGCTGGTGGAAGACGATACGATGATCGGCGAAGTAGTGCTCGACCTGCTCAGGGCCGAGCACTACGCAGTCGACTGGGTCAAGGACGGCGAAATGGCCGACACGGCCCTGCTGCAGAACCAGAACTACGATCTGGTGCTGCTCGACCTGGGGCTGCCGCGCAAGGATGGCCTCGAAGTACTGCGCTCGATGCGCGCGCGCAAGGACCGCACCCCGGTGCTGGTCGCCACCGCGCGCGACTCGGTCGCCCAGCGCATCGCGGGCCTGGATGCCGGCGCCGACGATTACGTTCTCAAACCTTACGATCTCGACGAACTGCTCGCGCGCCTGCGCGCGCTGCTGCGGCGCGCTGCCGGGCGCGCCGAGCCGATTTTCGAATACCGTAACATCACGATCAATCCGGTCACGCGCGAAATCATGGTCGACGGCACCCAGGTATCGCTGTCGGCGCGTGAGTGGGCCGTGCTCGAAGCGCTGGTCGCCCGGCCCGGCGCCGTGCTGTCGCGCGCGCAGCTCGAAGAAAAGCTGTACAGCTGGCGCGATGAAGTCTCGAGCAATGCGGTGGAAGTGTATATCCACGGCCTGCGCAAGAAACTGGGCAGTGACCTGATCCAGAACGTGCGCGGCGTCGGCTACATGGTGCCGAAAGCATGA
- a CDS encoding sensor histidine kinase N-terminal domain-containing protein: MKMTHSLRGRLLWFLLAAITIAAVAQATIAYRTALHDADQIFDYHMQQMALSLRSSTPLSNDEARARQEAESAGGNDDMVVQMWSPDGAQMFHSVSRARLPQRAVLGFSNVRANSTTYRVFSIQTSNQTVQVAQDLAVRRNMAGNLALRTLGPIAVMMPILMLVVWWVVSGSLQPVARVRSQVASRQADDLSPVSDTGLPDEVRPLVQELNLLFGRVRTAFEAQQNFVADAAHELRTPLAALRLQAQSLDRADTPEARQVAVGRLTAGIDRATRLVEQLLILARQEATAAEGSAAKTRPVDLADLARRTAADLAGVAAAKGVDLGLQQADPASIDGQPDALQILLRNLVDNAVKYTPGGGTVDISVLSGAGTVAVQVEDSGPGIPPEERERVFDRFYRVAGSEAAGSGLGLAIIKAIAERHGAVLTLGSSERLGGLMATVTFKTPVQTSL; the protein is encoded by the coding sequence ATGAAAATGACGCACTCGCTGCGCGGGCGCCTGCTCTGGTTCCTGCTCGCGGCGATCACGATTGCAGCGGTGGCGCAGGCGACGATCGCCTACCGCACCGCGCTGCACGACGCCGACCAGATCTTCGACTACCACATGCAGCAGATGGCCCTGTCGCTGCGCTCGAGCACACCGCTGTCGAACGACGAAGCGCGCGCGCGGCAGGAAGCTGAAAGCGCCGGTGGCAACGACGACATGGTGGTGCAGATGTGGTCTCCCGATGGCGCCCAGATGTTCCACAGCGTCTCGCGTGCGCGCCTGCCGCAGCGCGCGGTGCTGGGCTTTTCGAACGTGCGCGCCAACAGCACGACCTACCGCGTGTTCTCGATCCAGACCTCAAATCAAACCGTGCAGGTCGCGCAGGACCTGGCCGTGCGCCGCAATATGGCGGGCAATCTGGCCCTGCGTACGCTGGGGCCCATCGCGGTCATGATGCCGATCCTGATGCTGGTCGTGTGGTGGGTCGTGAGCGGCTCGCTGCAACCGGTGGCGCGCGTGCGCTCGCAGGTGGCGTCGCGCCAGGCCGACGATCTGTCGCCCGTATCCGATACCGGCTTGCCCGACGAAGTGCGCCCGCTGGTGCAAGAACTGAACCTGCTGTTTGGCCGCGTGCGCACTGCGTTCGAGGCCCAGCAGAACTTCGTGGCCGACGCCGCGCACGAACTGCGCACGCCGCTCGCGGCGCTGCGCCTGCAGGCGCAAAGCCTCGACCGCGCCGATACGCCCGAAGCGCGCCAGGTCGCGGTGGGCCGCCTGACGGCCGGCATCGACCGCGCCACGCGCCTGGTCGAGCAGCTCCTGATCCTGGCGCGGCAGGAAGCCACCGCCGCCGAAGGCTCGGCGGCCAAGACCCGGCCGGTGGACCTGGCCGACCTGGCGCGTCGCACGGCCGCCGACCTGGCCGGCGTGGCCGCCGCCAAGGGCGTCGATCTGGGCCTGCAGCAGGCCGACCCGGCCAGCATCGACGGTCAGCCCGACGCGCTGCAGATCCTGCTGCGCAACCTGGTCGACAACGCCGTCAAGTACACCCCGGGTGGCGGCACCGTCGACATCTCTGTGCTCAGCGGCGCCGGTACGGTGGCCGTGCAAGTGGAAGACAGCGGCCCCGGCATCCCGCCGGAGGAACGCGAACGCGTGTTCGACCGCTTCTACCGCGTGGCCGGCAGCGAGGCCGCCGGCAGTGGCCTGGGCCTGGCCATCATCAAGGCGATCGCCGAGCGCCATGGCGCAGTGCTGACCCTGGGTTCCTCCGAGCGACTGGGTGGCTTGATGGCGACCGTCACGTTCAAGACGCCAGTACAGACAAGCCTCTAG
- a CDS encoding branched-chain amino acid ABC transporter substrate-binding protein gives MNKNILAASVLAATAGLASSQDIVKIGHVAGITGPVAYFGKDTENATRMAIEHLNARGTTIAGRKVTFQLVAEDDAGDPKQATSVAQKLVDAKVNGVIGHQTSGTTIPASKIYHTGGIPQISPSSTSPKYTQQGFNTAFRTIANDVQLGQALGRYATGAMKVRRVAVVDDRTAYGQGLVMEFSRSLQQQGGTIVAREFTNDKATDFSAIVTRIRATKPDMVFFGGLSATAGPMLRQMKQLGMNVRMMGGDGICSDEIFKLSGGTMADGQVVCAEAGGVRGEGKAGMDKFRADYKKRFGIDVQINAPYAYDATMVMADAMVKAGSAAPAKYLPFLAKANYKGVTGPVAFDARGDVRDGTITLYGFKGGKRSLIAVTK, from the coding sequence ATGAACAAGAACATATTGGCTGCCAGCGTACTGGCGGCAACGGCCGGCCTGGCGTCAAGCCAGGACATCGTCAAGATCGGCCATGTGGCCGGGATCACCGGGCCCGTGGCCTACTTTGGCAAGGACACCGAGAACGCCACGCGCATGGCGATCGAACACCTCAACGCGCGCGGCACCACGATCGCTGGCCGCAAGGTGACGTTCCAGCTGGTGGCCGAAGACGACGCGGGCGACCCGAAACAGGCCACCAGCGTGGCGCAGAAACTGGTCGACGCAAAGGTGAATGGCGTGATCGGACACCAGACGTCGGGTACCACGATTCCGGCGTCGAAGATCTATCACACCGGCGGCATCCCGCAGATCTCGCCATCGAGCACCAGCCCGAAATACACGCAGCAGGGCTTCAATACGGCGTTTCGCACGATTGCCAACGATGTGCAGCTGGGCCAGGCCCTGGGCCGCTACGCGACCGGCGCCATGAAGGTGCGCCGCGTGGCCGTCGTCGATGACCGCACGGCCTACGGCCAGGGTCTGGTGATGGAATTTTCCAGAAGCCTGCAACAGCAGGGCGGCACGATCGTCGCGCGCGAATTCACCAACGACAAGGCGACCGACTTCAGCGCCATTGTCACCCGCATCCGCGCCACCAAGCCGGACATGGTCTTCTTCGGTGGCCTGAGCGCCACGGCCGGCCCGATGCTGCGCCAGATGAAGCAGCTGGGCATGAACGTGCGCATGATGGGCGGCGACGGCATCTGCTCGGACGAGATCTTCAAGCTCTCCGGCGGCACCATGGCCGACGGTCAGGTCGTGTGCGCGGAAGCGGGCGGCGTGCGCGGTGAAGGCAAGGCGGGCATGGACAAGTTCCGCGCCGACTACAAGAAGCGCTTCGGCATCGATGTGCAGATCAACGCACCGTATGCGTACGACGCGACGATGGTCATGGCCGATGCAATGGTCAAGGCCGGATCGGCCGCCCCGGCCAAGTACCTGCCATTCCTGGCCAAAGCCAACTACAAGGGCGTGACCGGGCCGGTGGCGTTCGATGCCCGCGGCGATGTGCGCGACGGAACGATCACCTTGTACGGGTTCAAGGGCGGCAAGCGCTCCTTGATCGCGGTGACCAAGTAG